The Psilocybe cubensis strain MGC-MH-2018 chromosome 7, whole genome shotgun sequence genome has a window encoding:
- a CDS encoding p21-activated protein kinase-interacting protein 1-like, which translates to MTVKHSQNKGVTRPAKKAKIEVPSKTKISPSPKRNSLPQQAQSRKVTTPHEDNGEEIHGISEKGKGKEKEVSTASKPKVKRKTHEEKAQLPNSFKVVAGSYEKLLYGLEGTVTVDEDLKLKYELKPTFIFPAHVSCIKAVAASPQGGKWLATGSADEIIKVWDLRRRKEIGGLMHHEGSITHLTFPSRSHLFSASEDGTLCLFRARDWAVLRSLKGHKGRVNSMAVHPSGKVALSVGKDRALRMWDLMRGKGVASTKLGKEGEIVRWSIDGSKFLVQSASTMDVYAVNMDLLYTITHPSRIHDAKFCSRVDGEGELLLVAAEDRKLSIYDVPKDSSSPKIIAHLTGHTNRVKAVDTLNIALPESSGRKSTTILVTVSSDGFINLHDIAAVSKLSNKSDTVQAFEPLTSYDSKGTRLTCVTLGDGDIAGASAPVDGKRKRDASEEPDDSGSENDNDDEGDADAFGAGWEEEEEIQEEDEEEDEEEGEEESE; encoded by the exons ATGACAGTAAAACATAGTCAAAACAAAGGTGTCACTAGACCCGCGAAAAAGGCCAAAATTGAGGTCCCcagcaaaacaaaaatctCGCCCAGTCCGAAAAGAAATTCTTTGCCCCAGCAAGCACAATCGCGCAAAGTGACTACACCTCACGAAGATAACGGAGAAGAAATACACGGGATATCggagaaaggaaaaggaaaagaaaaagaagtaTCAACTGCTTCGAAACCTAAAGTAAAACGGAAAACACACGAAGAAAAGGCTCAGCTACCAAATTCTTTCAAGGTCGTTGCTGGATCGTATGAAAAACTTCTATATGGTCTCGAAGGCACTGTTACTGTGGACGAGGATCTAAAGTTAAAATATGAACTGAAACCCACTTTCATATTCCCTGCTCATGTGTCATGTATTAAAGCTGTCGCAGCATCTCCTCAAGGTGGCAAATGGCTCGCGACAGGTAGCGCGGATGAAATAATAAAAGTTTGGGACCTCAGAAGGCGGAAAGAAATTGGCGGTCTTATGCATCATGAGG GTTCTATTACGCATCTTACTTTTCCATCCAGATCGCATCTATTCTCAGCGTCTGAGGACGGAACACTGTGTCTTTTTCGTGCTCGTGATTGGGCTGTATTACGTTCATTAAAAGGACACAAAGGTCGTGTCAACTCTATGGCAGTACACCCTTCTGGAAAGGTTGCACTAAGCGTTGGAAAAGACCGGGCACTGCGGATGTGGGATCTCATGAGAGGCAAGGGTGTCGCAAGCACCAAACTTGGAAAAG AGGGCGAAATTGTCAGATGGTCGATAGATGGTTCCAAATTCCTGGTACAGTCCGCTTCAACGATGGATGTTTACGCAGTG AACATGGACCTCCTCTATACAATAACCCATCCCTCTCGAATACATGACGCCAAATTCTGTAGTCGAGTTGATGGCGAGGGAGAGCTGCTCCTCGTTGCCGCCGAAGACCGCAAACTATCTATTTACGATGTTCCAAAAGACTCTAGCTCACCCAAAATTATTGCCCATTTGACAGGCCACACTAACCG TGTCAAAGCCGTGGACACCCTTAATATTGCTCTACCCGAGTCATCGGGACGGAAATCAACTACCATTCTCGTCACCGTTTCGTCGGACGGATTCATCAATTTGCACGATATAGCTGCAGTATCGAAGCTCTCGAACAAATCAGACACTGTGCAAGCCTTTGAACCCCTGACATCGTACGACTCGAAAGGTACTCGCCTTACCTGCGTCACCCTTGGTGATGGGGATATTGCAGGCGCATCTGCTCCTGTAGACGGTAAACGCAAGCGAGATGCTAGCGAGGAGCCTGACGATAGTGGTAGCGAAaatgataatgatgatgaaggagATGCCGATGCTTTTGGTGCTGgctgggaagaagaggaagaaatacaagaggaagatgaggaagaagatgaggaagaaggtgAAGAGGAGAGCGAATGA
- a CDS encoding G patch domain-containing protein 1: MTSRLKRQLDELGVNTSSSKANENFCLIGTPLPPLTKSKDTGEFVPLWKQEVRDEKGRRRLHGAFTGGFSAGYFNTVGSKEGWTPKSFVSSRGDRAKRAEAKPEDFMDEEDLQDLKDSRNIVDTTEEMDFLGGTRAELLGKEDEDDSSKDPITRALQASMLPMAKDSVGSKILKKMGWRLGQGIGPRISLKQRKAQDALAVDANTGSRYQGTTLNIADDDDEANKHTYAPRDTPVLAVKRKDNNHGLGYTPGLSLNDSLGNKPEDSGKGPKLAGGFGLGALNDADEDDLDVYDTSNHNSRRQLAYDHAEGEDDDTVIIGHRSEKQKRPAEATQQSFTSHSFRDGRPVLAGFVLSDEPVAEDRWFPVPEVPSDWVPNPRKLWDSEKENLKPSESEPHTHGRKLRTPNQRGEILGEVSLPSVPRSVFDYMSQKDRERIKSIASSLAAGASTEPDRSFLPPPTSGSKLEPHIAQAALRGFQPFTANPAKQARYNTYLQSQANPDGSSPSLKPMPGQNAEEFTKEIEDYAKAASLFKPISGAMAGRFTSAAVIDLGPKIHEGLHTPSHEDIAAKEAQRRKEEEDKVSPKVHAAHANMYGQLTRERKPWLPAKLLCKRFGVKEPNPEPEMPTGPVPSSSKFTASFTVPGQGQTPASQASYAKPGDGGIEDEAVGDDETLIQEMPTYERPSMDVFKAIFASDDEDSDTEEDNDQQDIPAAPTNSGTGFKSARSIVEDGPIDIDTFKPKFIPREGKAKKNDNENNAKEKKEKKERKEKKKKDKKNVLVSFEMDQDADDASEVKQSKDRPKKKRKTPNETEEKEEHTAMWEADTAGIVPPSIVAPSDVSISFASDAGSKSRKRAIDFM, translated from the exons ATGACGAGTCGTCTAAAACGCCAGCTCGACGAGCTGGGGGTCAATACCTCAAGTTCCAAAGCCAATGAGAATTTCTGTCTG ATTGGAACACCTTTGCCACCTTTAACAAAGTCGAAGGATACTGGAGAGTTCGTCCCCCTCTGGAAACAAGAA GTGCGCGACGAGAAGGGTCGAAGAAGACTCCACGGTGCGTTTACAGGTGGATTTTCTGCTGGATACTTCAATACTGTCGGGTCAAAGGAGG GATGGACTCCAAAATCCTTTGTGTCGTCCCGTGGGGACAGGGCAAAGAGAGCCGAGGCAAAGCCCGAAGACTtcatggatgaagaagatctaCAGGATCTGAAAGACAGTCGAAATATTGTCGATACAACTGAAGAGATGGACTTCCTGGGTGGTACCAGAGCTGAACTTCTAGGaaaagaggacgaggatgattCAAGCAAGGA CCCGATCACACGAGCACTCCAAGCATCTATGTTGCCGATGGCTAAGGATTCTGTTGGTTCTAAAATATTGAAAAAGATGGGATGGCGCCTTGGGCAGGGAATTGGACCACGTATCAGTCTCAAACAGCGCAAAGCTCAAGATGCATTGGCTGTTGATGCGAATACTGGCTCCAGGTATCAAGGAACGACCCTCAATATTgcagatgacgacgacgaagccAACAAGCACACTTACGCTCCGCGTGATACTCCGGTATTGGCTGTCAAGAGAAAGGACAACAACCACGGCTTAGGATATACTCCTGGATTGAGCTTGAATGATAGTTTGGGTAACAAGCCGGAAGATAGTGGAAAAGGTCCCAAGTTGGCAG GTGGATTCGGACTAGGGGCACTGAACGAtgcagatgaagatgatttAGACGTCTACGATACTTCAAACCATAACTCAAGGCGGCAACTTGCTTACGATCATGCTGAGGGTGAAGACGACGATACCGTCATTATTGGACATCGGTCAGAGAAACAAAAGAGACCTGCCGAG GCAACGCAACAATCATTTACTTCTCACTCCTTTCGTGACGGTAGACCGGTTCTGGCTGGATTCGTATTATCAGATGAGCCCGTTGCCGAGGACAGATG GTTTCCGGTTCCTGAAGTACCCTCGGATTGGGTTCCTAATCCGCGAAAGTTGTGGGattcagagaaagaaaatctAAAACCATCCGAAAGTGAACCTCATACACATGGAAGGAAATTAAGGACACCAAATCAA AGGGGAGAGATACTCGGGGAAGTCTCGCTCCCATCAGTACCTCGTTCTGTGTTCGACTACATGTCACAAAAAGACAGAGAAAGGATCAAATCTATTGCTTCTTCACTGGCCGCAGGGGCTTCTACTGAGCCCGATCGATCTTTCCTTCCCCCACCAACCTCTGGCTCAAAACTTGAGCCACATATCGCGCAAGCAGCCCTTCGTGGATTCCAACCTTTCACCGCCAACCCAGCAAAGCAAGCACGGTATAACACTTATTTGCAATCCCAAGCAAACCCTGATGGATCGAGTCCTTCCTTGAAACCTATGCCGGGCCAAAATGCTGAAGAGTTCACGAAAGAAATCGAAGACTACGCTAAAGCAGCGTCACTCTTCAAACCGATTTCTGGCGCTATGGCTGGCCGGTTCACCAGCGCTGCTGTAATTGATCTGGGCCCCAAAATCCATGAAGGACTTCATACACCGTCCCACGAAGACATTGCAGCAAAAGAGGCTCAAAgacgaaaagaagaagaggataaagTCAGCCCCAAAGTACATGCTGCCCATGCTAATATGTATGGACAGCTTACACGCGAGAGAAAACCATGGCTGCCTGCTAAACTTCTGTGCAAACGTTTCGGCGTCAAAGAGCCTAATCCGGAACCAGAGATGCCTACAGGACCCGTTCCGAGTTCGAGCAAATTCACTGCATCGTTCACTGTGCCAGGACAAGGCCAAACACCCGCTTCTCAAGCTTCTTATGCTAAGCCAGGCGATGGGGGTATAGAGGATGAAGCCGTTGGGGATGACGAAACACTTATACAGGAGATGCCTACCTATGAGCGACCATCTATGGATGTTTTCAAGGCGATTTTTGCCAGTGACGACGAAGATTCTGATACGGAGGAAGACAATGATCAGCAAGATATACCAGCGGCACCGACGAACTCAGGTACTGGATTCAAGTCGGCTAGAAGTATTGTTGAAGATGGTCCCATCGATATCGACACTTTCAAGCCCAAATTCATTCCACGTGAAGGCAAGGCAAAGAAAAACGACAACGAAAACAatgcaaaggaaaagaaggagaagaaagaaagaaaagaaaagaaaaagaaagacaaaaagaatgtgTTGGTTTCTTTTGAAATGGATCAGGATGCAGACGACGCTTCAGAGGTGAAGCAATCCAAAGATCGGCCGAAGAAGAAACGGAAAACGCCCAATGAAacggaagagaaagaagaacacACAGCGATGTGGGAAGCCGATACTGCAGGGATTGTCCCTCCTTCCATTGTCGCACCATCAGATGTTTCTATTTCGTTTGCCTCTGATGCAGGTTCTAAAAGTCGGAAGCGTGCGATAGATTTCATGTAA
- a CDS encoding Glutamyl-tRNA(Gln) amidotransferase subunit A, mitochondrial: MLKDFISPFDATVVKILQDSGADIIGKTNCDEFGMGSLNIHSTHGPVKNPVGLYQVNGLVEERSAGGSSGGSAAAVAAGICKAALGTDTGGSVRLPASYCGIVGLKPSYGLVSRWGVISYADSLDCVGVLATDVQTTKQVFDQIALYDELDPTSAPNEIRAKAFKHIEERTVHKEGAVGILKGLRVGIPQEYFPSEMSPSIIQHVRRVISKLKEHGAEVISVSLPSTSYALSSYYVLATAEASSNLARYDGVQYGSYVKPPPGTELTKTSKIYAHTRTTNFGKEVQKRILLGTYALSAEYAQRIRQLICDDFNGVFAIPNYFSDLIERQQELNGQCVDVLIHPSAIRTAPLLSEAKTTGPNLDTYLQDVLTVPASLSGLPALSIPVNIDNDEHTKLQNEIRWPIGISIVGQWGTDQLVLSVGAAMEALQH; the protein is encoded by the exons ATGCTGAAAG ACTTTATATCACCTTTTGATGCCACTGTTGTCAAAATCCTTCAGGACAGCGGCGCAGATATCATTGGAAAGACTAATTGCGACGAATTTGGAATGGG CTCTCTCAACATTCACTCTACTCATGGGCCAGTAAAAAATCCTGTGGGTCTCTACCAAGTCAACGGTCTCGTAGAAGAAAGGTCTGCGGGTGGAAGTTCTGGAGGGAGTGCCGCTGCAGTCGCCGCAGGAATATGTAAAGC AGCTTTAGGAACTGACACTGGAGGATCCGTTCGGCTCCCTGCTTCGTACTGTGGCATTGTTGgcctcaaaccttcctacgGGCTCGTCAGCAG GTGGGGTGTGATCTCTTATGCGGATAGTCTTGACTGTGTGGGTGTTTTGGCAACCGATGTTCAAACTACCAAACAAGTATTCG ATCAAATTGCGTTATACGATGAACTAGACCCAACATCCGCACCCAATGAAATTCGAGCAAAAGCATTCAAACATATTGAAGAAAGAACGGTGCATAAGGAAGGTGCAGTTGGCATTTTGAAAGGGCTTCGGGTTGGTATACCACAA GAATATTTTCCTTCAGAAATGTCACCTTCAATCATCCAACATGTTCGTCGAGTGATCTCAAAGTTGAAGGAACACGGCGCCGAAGTGATATCAGTATCACTTCCATCGACATCCTATGCCCTCAGCTCGTACTATGTACTAGCTACCGCCGAAGCCAGTAGCAACCTGGCACGCTATGATGGTGTTCAATATG GATCATACGTCAAACCTCCCCCAGGAACAGAACTCACCAAAACGTCTAAAATATATGCACATACCCGAACAACCAATTTTGGGAAAGAGGTCCAAAAACGTATCTTACTTGGCACTTATGCGCTTTCTGCTGAGTAC GCACAGAGAATACGTCAATTAATCTGCGATGATTTCAATGGCGTCTTTGCCATCCCAAACTATTTCTCTGACCTGATTGAACGACAACAAGAACTTAATGGCCAATGTGTCGACGTTCTTATCCACCCCTCAGCCATCCGCACTGCTCCCCTCCTTTCCGAGGCTAAAACGACCGGGCCTAACTTAGACACATATCTTCAAGACGTTCTTACAGTTCCCGCTTCTTTGAGTGGTTTACCGGCCTTATCCATTCCCGTCAATATAGACAATGATGAACACACAAAGCTTCAAAATGAAATACGATGGCCTATTGGAATCAGCATCGTTGGCCAGTGGGGTACTGATCAACTAGTCTTGTCAGTGGGAGCAGCTATGGAAGCACTACAACACTAA
- a CDS encoding Rho1 guanine nucleotide exchange factor 1 yields the protein MSSAFALDTSHVTPGEDALNELFDAVIRQFSDTPISPAGSEYLNDVYGDSDIERHRSFDGSVHSIQHSSSYTPSPLSQHSSSQIPSRPSPSQTSSSGQSRPSRPLPRPPGASSAPTIPTIPTTNTNIPQSSFSQSTPSAPQVIDAPTPSSDRKSRIYSRAQPNLEPIVDAPIDNAAGPSGSQQPWSGEADNIPPTSPSTEFPEHNAYLPGYVRYAAEDPNATASLGRAPEGIDAFIPHYEGPPSSEPYEESVVSGESGYDSRYQSIMDPHYQSIESGESIRERWERAPDVSTFIDGYLPILNPPNPSVSRIPRPADSIHEEPEPYEPSVSDYTIPEALNDNARSQTNDSYETNHNDWNDPGPSNLIRNPTQLIQQIARFQSTHLELHEKEGDPFDEDDRRFINPALLSHLAVQLRDKVTRDTHVKGSIPYPRSFTGKDIVSTIHCIIQERMGREHSYTPDRKAALLVARSLQTMLFFYEVEWGAQVLQDGVEDVYMFMDDQEGGSDAPIERAELPTGVNTILTKCYSASCDGAGCYAYGCPRKGMKQLASAIDAPERLMREDWTKKVPTEVLTRLSQNEINRQTIIHKLISKEVQYIQDLEIIEKVFIQPLRTASPPVMTPLVLSEFVDEVFGNILELLECNRRLLEFLEVRQREQYPVIQSIGDIFLEIATEFRIVYPTYVGHHPLAEKRLKEELEHNLEFRLFIEKCSRQLAARPGSSPRLDLKHYLSRPAEHLQKYPVLLDAVYRETDESNPDGEFLLEAINAIQNLQNVAQLRTFQSAMGKGSTGKWEWHNLVSEETKSSLTNEECRRQSVIFELIKGEMAYVRDLENIETMYVRPLRNAEPPIIPIERLNQFLTEVFHNFNELHAYHRRLMDKLHEIQREEHPVIRSITPAIFDAALNFREAYMEYIPNYPIAAYRIDDEMNNNPAFKQFVNHTVRHPDAHRLDMKSFINRPIPRLLRYELLLQSILSETPPYHEDRSEIPTVIDLIKTLGRETEPGVISSKQKVELWKYSSNLVFKPGEHVDMDLLNEQRSLIHTGKLLRLDNGQDRDELFVMLFDNYFVMTHPREKDGITKYIVYRRPIPLDLLSLVNFTDNPVQRSTSILRNLWNNDRQPETASVSSRSADNGDTRQVYPFTIHHNGRLGGPYVFYAESAASRLEWKQKLDESLGLRKVVQESNKVFEIESLSVDTFILPALTTGPNSSVWHDGTLFTGKVTCSVPFNTPDGRGLVAIGCAEGVWIGYRHDSRSLRRVLHLKMVTQCAILEDFGLFLVLADKVLFAYHLEALVPTTPGSIHASQTPQKINGKDVHFFSVGVLDGRTLVIYMKKKGVCLYSYFRLPFVDLFLQNNSDSVFHAVEPVIGKINERPKASGSRSYLFRKTPPEWFRPYKEFSFPDAHDLIFLRARIAVLCAKGFMIMDLKDYKSVTIPQRDDPKHPYLAKRCDSCHPMGLFRSREDEFLLCYNEFGLFVDRHGHPSRSTGIIEWEGTADRVAMHAPYVLLFDTRFIEIRHLETGRLVQIISGNDIRCVWDGRSLDSNMAVTSADGAEDRMEQEPRVHAVMNMTDLPLQPGGRTVHRGVMQHVFELFPTIPLYLPGSLSSPTTAPYFPLSFSPPRSPPLRPHHI from the exons ATGTCCAGTGCCTTCGCTCTCGATACCAGTCATGTTACCCCAGGAGAAGATGCATTGAACGAGCTTTTCGATGCTGTTATTCGCCAGTTCTCGGACACCCCCATTTCTCCAGCAGGCTCCGAGTACCTGAACGATGTCTATGGAGATTCTGATATTGAGAGGCATAGATCTTTTGATGGCAGTGTGCATTCGATCCAGCATTCTTCGAGCT ATACCCCCAGCCCATTATCTCAACACTCGTCTTCTCAGATACCATCTCGGCCATCTCCCTCACAGACCTCTTCATCTGGACAATCCCGTCCTTCAAGACCACTTCCACGGCCGCCAGGGGCATCGAGTGCCCCCACAATCCCCACAATCCCTACAACGAATACAAATATCCCCCAATCTTCATTCTCACAGTCAACTCCGTCTGCACC TCAAGTCATTGATGCCCCTACACCTTCGTCTGACAGAAAATCCCGCATTTATTCACGAGCACAGCCGAACTTGGAACCTATAGTGGACGCGCCAATCGACAATGCCGCTGGACCGTCTGGCTCGCAGCAGCCATGGAGTGGCGAAGCTGACAACATCCCCCCGACTTCGCCATCTACAGAATTTCCCGAGCATAACGCTTATCTGCCAGGATATGTCCGTTATGCGGCAGAAGACCCCAATGCAACTGCATCTTTAGGCCGTGCGCCGGAAGGTATTGATGCTTTTATACCGCACTATGAGGGCCCACCCTCATCAGAACCGTACGAGGAATCTGTGGTGTCGGGGGAGTCTGGGTATGACAGTCGCTACCAAAGCATCATGGATCCTCATTACCAAAGTATTGAATCTGGAGAATCAATAAGAGAGAGATGGGAGAGAGCCCCTGATGTTTCGACTTTTATCG ACGGGTACCTTCCTATACTCAATCCCCCAAATCCCTCCGTCTCTCGGATACCCCGTCCAGCAGACAGCATTCACGAAGAACCTGAGCCATATGAGCCATCGGTATCGGATTATACGATTCCAGAGGCGCTTAACGACAATGCACGTTCACAGACAAACGATTCTTATGAAACTAACCATAACGACTGGAACGACCCGGGCCCAAGCAATCTTATTAGAAACCCTACTCAGCTCATCCAGCAAATTGCTCGTTTTCAGTCAACACACCTGGAGTTACATGAAAAGGAAGGCGATCcttttgatgaagatgaccGGAGATTTATCAATCCTGCCTTATTGTCGCACCTTGCAGTACAACTGCGCGATAAAGTCACCCGCGACACCCATGTAAAAGGAAGCATACCATATCCACGGTCATTCACTGGCAAAGATATTGTG TCAACTATCCATTGCATCATCCAAGAAAGAATGGGAAGGGAGCATAGTTATACCCCAGACCGCAAAGCAGCACTTCTCGTCGCTCGAAGCCTACAGACAATGCTCTTTTTCTACGAGGTAGAGTGGGGCGCGCAAGTACTACAAGACGGCGTAGAAGACGTATACATGTTTATGGATGACCAAGAGGGTGGCTCAGACGCGCCTATTGAGCGTGCAGAATTGCCGACGGGGGTAAATACGATTCTTACGAAATGTTATTCAGCGAGCTGTGATGGCGCAGGGTGTTATGCTTATGGTTGTCCTCGCAAG GGTATGAAGCAATTGGCAAGCGCGATTGACGCACCCGAGCGGCTGATGCGGGAAGACTGGACCAAAAAGGTTCCAACAGAAGTCCTTACGCGGCTAAGCCAAAATGAAATCAACCGGCAGAC GATCATACATAAGCTCATCAGCAAGGAGGTGCAATACATTCAAGATCTTGAAATCATTGAAAAGGTTTTCATCCAACCATTACGGACGGCGAGTCCACCCGTGATGACACCTCTTGTTTTGTCTGAATTCGTTGACGAGGTCTTTGGCAACATCCTCGAACTTCTTGAATGCAATCGCAGGTTGCTTGAGTTTTTGGAGGTTCGTCAGCGAGAACAATATCCAGTCATCCAGAGTATCGGGGATATTTTTCTAGAAATTGCAACGGAGTTTAGAATTGTCTATCCTACTTACGTAGGGCATCATCCTTTGGCTGAAAAACGCTTGAAGGAAGAGCTCGAGCACAATTTGGAATTTCGTCTCTTCATCGAG AAATGTTCTCGGCAACTCGCAGCCAGACCTGGATCAAGTCCCCGTCTGGATCTGAAACACTATCTCAGTCGACCAGCGGAACATCTACAGAAGTATCCTGTACTTTTGGACGCAGTGTATCGAGAGACAGATGAATCAAATCCTGATGGAGAATTTTTGTTGGAGGCTATCAACGCCATACAAAACTTGCAGAATGTTGCTCAGCTACGGACCTTCCAGTCAGCTATGGGTAAAGGCAGCACCGGCAAGTGGGAATGGCACAATTTGGTTTCGGAGGAAACAAAATCAAGTCTCACAAATGAGGAATGTCGAAGGCAATC GGTAATCTTTGAGTTGATCAAAGGCGAAATGGCATATGTCAGAGATCTAGAGAACATCGAGACG ATGTATGTGCGGCCGTTGCGTAATGCAGAACCTCCCATCATCCCTATAGAACGTTTGAACCAGTTCTTAACAGAAGTATTCCACAACTTCAACGAGCTACATGCTTATCATCGGAGACTAATGGATAAACTTCATGAGATTCAGCGTGAAGAGCACCCAGTAATCCGTAGTATCACTCCCGCAATCTTTGACGCTGCCTTGAACTTCCGGGAAGCCTACATGGAATATATCCCTAATTATCCTATCGCCGCCTATAGAATTGATGATGAGATGAACAATAATCCTGCTTTCAAGCAGTTTGTAAAT CATACTGTTCGGCACCCAGACGCGCATCGGCTAGATATGAAGAGCTTCATCAATAGACCAATACCTCGACTCTTACGCTATGAACTTCTTCTGCAGTCGATCCTTTCTGAAACACCCCCTTATCACGAGGACCGAAGCGAGATTCCAACCGTCATCGATTTGATCAAAACACTCGGTCGGGAAACAGAACCAGGTGTTATATCGTCCAAACAAAAAGTGGAGTTATGGAAATACAGCTCAAATCTAGTTTTCAAACCTGGAGAACATGTG GATATGGATCTGCTGAACGAACAACGTTCTTTGATTCATACGGGTAAACTCCTCCGTCTGGATAACGGGCAGGATCGCGACGAACTTTTCGTTATGCTCTTCGATAACTATT TTGTCATGACTCATCCAAGGGAAAAGGATGGTATCACCAAATATATTGTTTACCGCAGG CCCATTCCCCTCGACCTGTTGTCATTGGTCAACTTCACAGATAATCCGGTTCAACGAAGCACTAGCATTCTTCGTAACCTTTGGAATAACGATAGACAACCCGAGACCGCTAGTGTATCTTCAAGATCAGCAGACAATGGAGATACTCGCCAAGTGTATCCTTTCACAATTCACCATAACGGACGGCTCGGTGGGCCCTATGTTTTCTATGCCGAATCGGCTGCATCCCGACTAGAGTGGAAGCAAAAACTAGACGAGTCGTTGGGTCTCAGAAAAGTTGTTCAGGAATCTAACAAAGTCTTTGAGATTGAAAGTCTTAGTGTCGACACCTTCATATTACCAGCATTGACCACCGGACCGAATTCTTCTGTTTGGCACGACGGTACTCTTTTCACTGGAAAAGTTACTTGTTCAGTTCCCTTCA ATACTCCCGATGGCCGAGGACTTGTGGCGATCGGATGTGCAGAAGGCGTTTGGATTGGATATCGTCACGACTCCCGTT CCCTGCGACGTGTTTTGCACCTGAAAATGGTTACACAATGTGCGATCCTTGAAGATTTTGGTTTGTTCCTCGTGCTGGCGGACAAG GTCCTTTTTGCGTACCATCTTGAAGCCTTGGTGCCTACAACACCTGGTAGCATACATGCATCTCAAACGCCCCAAAAGATAAACGGAAAGGATGTTCATTTCTTCAGCGTCGGTGTTCTAGATGGGAGAACACTTGTGATATacatgaagaaaaaaggggTCTGTTTGTATTCTTATTTTAGACTGCCCTTTGTTGATCTTTTTCTGCAGAACAACAGCGATAGTGTATTTCATGCTGTCGAGCCAGTCATTGGCAAAATCAACGAACGCCCCAAAGCCAGTGGCAGCAGAAGTTACCTGTTCAGGAAAACTCCCCCGGAATGGTTCCGCCCGTACAAAGAGTTTTCCTTTCCAGACGCTCACGACTTGATCTTCCTGAGGGCAAGAATTGCGGTTCTTTGTGCAAAGGGCTTCATGATCATGGATCTGAAGGA CTATAAAAGTGTAACAATCCCGCAACGCGATGACCCAAAACATCCGTACCTTGCGAAACGTTGCGACTCATGTCATCCAATGGGGCTGTTTCGTTCTCGGGAAGACGAGTTTTTGTTGTGTTACAACG AGTTTGGTCTTTTCGTTGACAGACATGGCCATCCCAGTCGGTCGACGGGTATTATCGAATGGGAGGGGACAGCTGATCGCGTAGCTATGCACGCTCCCTATGTGCTTTTATTCGACACGCGATTTATAGAAATCCGGCACCTAGAAACAGGTCGACTCGTTCAAATTATTTCAGGCAACGACATTCGATGCGTTTGGGACGGTCGTAGCCTCGATAGCAATATGGCAGTTACGTCTGCAGACGGAGCTGAAGATCGCATGGAGCAAGAACCTCGAGTACACGCAGTGATGAACATGACAGATCTTCCTTTACAGCCAGGAGGTCGCACTGTTCATCGTGGTGTTATGCAGCATGTCTTCGAATTATTCCCCACCATACCTCTCTATCTCCCAGGCTCACTCTCCTCACCGACAACGGCTCCTTACTTCCCTCTATCCTTTTCACCACCACGCTCGCCACCTCTTCGACCACATCACATTTGA